A DNA window from Porphyromonas gingivalis ATCC 33277 contains the following coding sequences:
- the rplI gene encoding 50S ribosomal protein L9: MQVILKEDVVNLGYKDDIVTVKDGYGRNFLIPQGKAVIASESAKKVLAENLRQRAHKIAQIKKEAEEKAASMQGISLTIKAKTSSTGTIFGSVTNIQIAEELAKKGVEVDRKIIVLKPAVKEVGNYTAVVRLHKEVTVEIPFEVVSENETIIEAKPEGAPVPVAEEPAAEAEQAEVAAE, from the coding sequence ATGCAAGTTATTTTGAAAGAAGATGTAGTCAATCTTGGCTACAAAGACGATATCGTGACAGTCAAGGACGGTTACGGTCGCAACTTTCTAATCCCGCAGGGTAAAGCAGTGATCGCATCGGAATCAGCCAAGAAAGTATTGGCTGAGAACCTGAGACAACGCGCTCACAAAATCGCTCAGATCAAGAAAGAGGCTGAAGAAAAAGCTGCATCAATGCAGGGCATCAGCCTGACGATCAAGGCCAAGACAAGCAGCACGGGCACAATCTTCGGATCGGTAACGAATATCCAGATCGCAGAAGAGCTGGCGAAAAAAGGCGTGGAAGTGGATCGTAAGATCATCGTCCTCAAGCCTGCCGTTAAGGAAGTGGGCAACTATACGGCTGTAGTGCGCCTGCACAAGGAAGTTACTGTAGAAATTCCCTTCGAAGTAGTTTCCGAAAATGAAACTATCATAGAAGCAAAGCCGGAAGGAGCTCCTGTTCCCGTAGCGGAAGAGCCGGCCGCTGAGGCAGAACAAGCAGAAGTTGCTGCAGAATAA
- the rpsF gene encoding 30S ribosomal protein S6 — MNNYETVFILTPVLSDAQMKEAVDKFTGLLKQEGAVIVNEENWGLRKLAYPIQKKSTGFYQLVEFQANPDVIAKLETNFRRDERVIRFLTFRQDKFAAEYAAKRRSLKAKTEEVKEA; from the coding sequence ATGAACAACTACGAAACCGTTTTCATTTTGACTCCCGTTTTGTCTGATGCTCAGATGAAGGAAGCGGTAGACAAGTTCACCGGTCTCCTCAAACAGGAAGGAGCCGTGATCGTGAACGAAGAAAACTGGGGCTTGCGCAAGCTCGCCTATCCGATCCAAAAGAAATCGACCGGCTTCTATCAGCTCGTCGAATTTCAAGCTAACCCCGATGTAATCGCCAAGTTGGAGACGAACTTCCGTCGTGACGAGCGCGTGATTCGCTTCTTGACTTTCCGTCAGGATAAGTTCGCAGCAGAGTATGCAGCAAAGAGAAGAAGTCTGAAAGCAAAAACAGAAGAAGTAAAGGAGGCGTAA
- the rpsR gene encoding 30S ribosomal protein S18 codes for MAANNQGEIRYLTPLSVDTKKKKYCRFKKSGIRYIDYKDPEFLKKFLNEQGKILPRRITGTSLKFQRRVAQAVKRARHLALLPYVTDMMK; via the coding sequence ATGGCAGCTAACAATCAAGGAGAAATTCGTTACCTGACTCCGTTGTCGGTAGACACAAAGAAGAAGAAATACTGTCGGTTCAAAAAGAGCGGTATCCGCTATATCGACTATAAGGATCCCGAATTCCTGAAAAAGTTCCTGAACGAACAAGGCAAGATCCTGCCGCGTCGCATCACCGGCACTTCGTTGAAGTTCCAACGCCGTGTCGCTCAGGCAGTGAAGCGTGCACGCCACTTGGCGCTTTTGCCCTACGTAACCGATATGATGAAATAA